In Sorghum bicolor cultivar BTx623 chromosome 8, Sorghum_bicolor_NCBIv3, whole genome shotgun sequence, one genomic interval encodes:
- the LOC8076686 gene encoding uncharacterized protein LOC8076686 translates to MDIGGGSSTEHPRKRKAATAEDADDEQKSVIPAEDDDEQKSVIPAEVVEGSKHEDGSIYRPDEHPLHSLYHLHDPRETRLDPMRLTDPTDICHPCWTVCRQHVGCAMMQIFSLKLSKLPSGAAAAAAAGGGPIQLYGFMAVRDLLDPLRNYVFNYSRDDPFIIHDLHSDPFVYLSGPRRGIYLDCRVLVEYDIRIKRGQTRQEDLPVIDGAATFSELTYIRGAITNRISGDSGGSMDIARALFRNSVEATVEVWVSNLGRCVSGLDLFITGFVGRIPEEIKIFRGSIGDLCVVKRFVVAVRLNSVLFLLFKVPAFGTDPICRFAYRAVAHGCISGYRELNSCTVDVKVTWSNLY, encoded by the exons ATGGAtatcggcggcggcagcagcaccgAGCATCCAAGGAAACGGAAAGCAGCTACGGCGGAGGACGCCGACGATGAGCAGAAGTCTGTAATCCCGGCGGAGGACGACGATGAGCAGAAGTCTGTAATCCCGGCGGAGGTGGTGGAGGGAAGCAAGCATGAGGATGGATCGATCTACAGGCCCGACGAGCACCCCCTTCACAGTCTCTATCACCTTCACGACCCTAGAGAAA CTCGCCTGGATCCTATGAGGCTGACAGACCCAACCGATATATGCCATCCCTGCTGGACcgtttgcagacaacatgtggGTTGCGCCATGATGCAAATCTTCTCCCTCAAGCTCAGCAAGCTACCaagtggagcagcagcagcagcagccgctggCGGCGGCCCAATTCAGCTGTATGGGTTTATGGCTGTCCGAGATCTCTTGGACCCTCTACGCAATTACGTCTTCAACTACAGCAGAGATGATCCTTTCATCATCCATGACCTCCATTCAGATCCCTTCGTGTACCTGTCTGGCCCCAGGAGAGGCATCTACTTGGATTGCCGTGTACTGGTCGAGTATGACATTAGGATAAAGAGAGGGCAGACAAGGCAAGAGGATTTGCCGGTCATCGATGGGGCTGCAACCTTCAGTGAGCTCACATATATACGTGGTGCAATTACCAATCGGATCAGTGGTGATTCTGGTGGGAGCATGGACATAGCGCGCGCGCTCTTTCGTAATTCAGTGGAGGCCACAGTAGAAGTTTGGGTATCCAACCTTGGTAGGTGTGTCAGTGGCTTAGACCTGTTTATAACTGGTTTTGTTGGTCGAATACCTGAAGAAATTAAGATCTTCCGTGGCAGTATTGGTGACCTATGTGTCGTAAAGAGATTTGTGGTGGCTGTGAGATTGAATTCTGTCTTATTTCTACTCTTCAAGGTTCCAGCTTTTGGGACAGATCCTATCTGTAGGTTTGCCTACAGGGCAGTAGCACACGGATGCATTTCTGGCTACCGAGAACTCAATTCCTGTACTGTAGACGTTAAagtgacttggtcaaacctgtACTAG